A segment of the Agromyces sp. H17E-10 genome:
GGTCTTCGCCTCGGGCGCCGACATCGCGCAGCTGCGCGACCGCCGCGCCCACGACGCGAAACGCGGCATCAACGCGAACGCCTTCATCCGCATCGCCGACCTGCCGATGCCCGTCATCGCCGCACTCGACGGGTACGCCCTCGGCGGCGGCGCCGAGCTCGCGTACGCGGCCGACATCCGCATCGCGACGCCGTCGCTGAAGATCGGCAATCCCGAGACGGGGCTCGGCATCATCGCCGCGGCAGGCGCGAGCTGGCGACTGAAGGAGATCGTCGGCGACGCCCGCGCGGCCGAGCTGCTGCTGACCGGCCGCACGATCGATGCCGCTGAGGCGCTGTCGATCGGGCTCGTCTCGTCGGTGCATCCCGCCGCCGAACTGCTGCCCGCCGCGCACGCGATCGCCGATCGCATCGCCCGCAACGACCGCGCCGCGACGATGGCGACCAAGCGCGTGTTCCGTGCGCCGCGTTCGGCGCACCCCGCCGTCGACCTCGACGAGCAGGCGGTGCTGTTCGAGAGCCCCGAGAAGATGCGGCGCATGACCGAGTTCCTGGAGAAGAGGTCGAAGTGAACGACGCTGGTCTCGATTCGGCGCTGCGCGCCTCCTCGACCACGGGTGCAGGAGCGCCGTCTGCGGTCGGCGTGCTCGGCGGCGGACGCATGGGCGCCGGCATCGCGCATGCCTTCCTGCTCGCGGGCTCGCGCGTCACGGTCGTCGAGCGCGACGCCGAGGCCGCCGGTGCCGCTTCGTCGCGCGTGCTCGAGTCGGTCGACGCCTCGATCGCGCGCGGCACCGCCGACCAGGATGCCGCCGCCTACGCCGGCCGTTTCGCGACGAGCACGTCGGTCGAGGCCTTCGCGGAGTGCGGACTCGTCGTCGAGGCGGTGCCCGAGGACCTCGGGCTCAAGATCGATGCGCTCACCAGGGTCGAGGCCGTGCTGGCCCCCGGTGCTGCGCTCGCCTCGAACACGTCGTCGATCTCGATCGACCAGCTCGCGGCCCTCCTCTCGCGGCCCGCCCGCTTCATCGGCATGCACTTCTTCAACCCCGTGCCCGCATCGACCCTCGTCGAGATCGTGCGGGGCGCGGCATCCGAGGCATCGCTCGTCGACGACGCGCGCGACTGGGTGCGCGCGATCGGCAAGACGCCGATCGTCGTCGCCGATGCGCCCGGCTTCGCGTCGTCGCGGCTCGGGGTCGCGCTCGGGCTCGAGGCGATCCGCATGCTCGAGGCGGGCGTCGCCAGTGCCTCGGACATCGACGCCGCGATGACGCTCGGCTACAAGCACCCCGTTGGCCCGCTGAAGCTCACCGACCTCGTCGGCCTCGACGTGCGGCTCGGCATCGCCGAGTACCTCGCCGAGACGCTCGGCGAACGATTCGAACCGCCGGCCCTGCTGCGGCGCCTCGTCGCCGAAGGCAAGCTCGGCCGCAAGACGGGCCAGGGCTTCTACGAATGGGATGCCTCGTGAGGGGTCTCGACACGCTTCGCTACTCGACCACCGAGAGGGACTGACAGATGACGACCGAGATGCTGCCGAGCTACGTCCGCGGCGAGTGGTGGACGCCCGCCCCTGAGGCCGCCGAGCGGGCGACCGAGGTGCGCGACGCGTCGACCGGGGAGGTCGTCGCCCTGGTGTCGACCGAGGGCCTCGACCTCGGCGCCGCGCTCGAGTACGCGCGCACCGTCGGGCAGGCCAGCCTCGGTGGGCTGACCTTCCACCAGCGGGCCGTGCTGCTCAAGCAGATGGCCCTCGCGCTCACCGAGCGCAAGGCCGAGCTGTACGAGCTCTCGAACCGCACGGGCGCGACGAAGCAGGACTCGTGGGTCGACATCGACGGCGGCATCGGCGTGCTCTTCACTTACTCGGGCAAGGGCCGCCGTGAGATGCCGAACGCGAAGGTCTACGTCGACGGGGCGGTCGAGCCGCTCTCGAAGGACGGCTCATTCCTCGGGCGGCATATCTACACGCGCCTGCCCGGGGTCGCCGTGCAGATCAACGCCTTCAACTTCCCGGTGTGGGGGTCCCTCGAGAAGTTCGCGCCCGCGTTCCTCGCCGGCATGCCGACCGTCGTGAAGCCCGCCACGCCCACCGGCTACCTCGCCGAGCACATGGTGCGCATCCTCGTCGAGTCGGGCCTCCTGCCCGACGGGGCGCTGCAGCTCGTCTCGGGCAGCGTGCCGACCCTCTTCGACGAGCTGCGCCTCGGCGACCTCGTCGGCTTCACCGGGTCGGCCTCGACGGCCGAGCGCCTGCGCGCGCACGACTCGGTGCAGACGGGCGGCGTGCGGTTCACGAGCGAGACCGACTCGATCAACGCGAGCGTGCTCGGCACCGACGCCGTCGCGGGCACACCCGAGTTCGACGTGTACGTGAAGCAGCTCGTCGTCGAGATGACGACGAAGGCCGGGCAGAAGTGCACCGCCATCCGCCGGGCGATCGTGCCCGAGGCATCCGTCGACGCCGTCATCGACGCCGTGCGCGCCCGCATCGCCGAGCGCGTCGTCGTGGGCGACCCGCGCGCCGAGGGCGTCACGATGGGCCCGCTCGCCTCGCTCGAGCAGCGCGACGAGGTGCTGCGCCAGGTCGGCCGGCTCGAGGCCGCCGGCGGCGAGGTCGTCGTCGGCTCGACCGCCGCGCCGACGGTCACCCTCGCCGACGGTTCGCAGGGCGAGGCCTCCGACGGCGCCTTCGTCTCACCGGTGCTGCTGCGCTTCGCTGATTCCTCGGCCGAAGCGCTGCACGAGGTCGAGGCCTTCGGCCCCGTGTCGTCCATCGTCGGCTACGGCTCGCTCGACGAGGCCGCCGCGCTCGTCGCGAGGG
Coding sequences within it:
- the paaZ gene encoding phenylacetic acid degradation bifunctional protein PaaZ — encoded protein: MTTEMLPSYVRGEWWTPAPEAAERATEVRDASTGEVVALVSTEGLDLGAALEYARTVGQASLGGLTFHQRAVLLKQMALALTERKAELYELSNRTGATKQDSWVDIDGGIGVLFTYSGKGRREMPNAKVYVDGAVEPLSKDGSFLGRHIYTRLPGVAVQINAFNFPVWGSLEKFAPAFLAGMPTVVKPATPTGYLAEHMVRILVESGLLPDGALQLVSGSVPTLFDELRLGDLVGFTGSASTAERLRAHDSVQTGGVRFTSETDSINASVLGTDAVAGTPEFDVYVKQLVVEMTTKAGQKCTAIRRAIVPEASVDAVIDAVRARIAERVVVGDPRAEGVTMGPLASLEQRDEVLRQVGRLEAAGGEVVVGSTAAPTVTLADGSQGEASDGAFVSPVLLRFADSSAEALHEVEAFGPVSSIVGYGSLDEAAALVARGGGSLVTSVATHDPEVAVALAAGIAAYNGRVLFLDRDDARTSTGHGSPLPNLVHGGPGRAGGGEELGGIRAVLHHMQRTAVQGSPEMLTALTGVWHQGASARPYQASGEPHPFRKSLAELRIGDQVASAPRVVTLDDIETFANFTGDTFYAHMDEEAAAANPFFPGRVAHGYLLVSWAAGLFVDPEPGPVLANYGLENLRFITPVSPGDEIRVELTAKQISPRETDEYGEVRWDAVLKNQDDELVATYDVLTLVAKERATKQESQPA
- a CDS encoding enoyl-CoA hydratase/isomerase family protein; translated protein: MGDDTTNPGGETLRIERLDDRVVATLDRPEKRNAIDQATIDALHALCAELEADPRILILTGAGGVFASGADIAQLRDRRAHDAKRGINANAFIRIADLPMPVIAALDGYALGGGAELAYAADIRIATPSLKIGNPETGLGIIAAAGASWRLKEIVGDARAAELLLTGRTIDAAEALSIGLVSSVHPAAELLPAAHAIADRIARNDRAATMATKRVFRAPRSAHPAVDLDEQAVLFESPEKMRRMTEFLEKRSK
- a CDS encoding 3-hydroxyacyl-CoA dehydrogenase family protein — translated: MGAGIAHAFLLAGSRVTVVERDAEAAGAASSRVLESVDASIARGTADQDAAAYAGRFATSTSVEAFAECGLVVEAVPEDLGLKIDALTRVEAVLAPGAALASNTSSISIDQLAALLSRPARFIGMHFFNPVPASTLVEIVRGAASEASLVDDARDWVRAIGKTPIVVADAPGFASSRLGVALGLEAIRMLEAGVASASDIDAAMTLGYKHPVGPLKLTDLVGLDVRLGIAEYLAETLGERFEPPALLRRLVAEGKLGRKTGQGFYEWDAS